The genomic stretch GCCGGATCCGATCGACCCTCGTCGGCGCTGCCGATCTGGCCTCTCGTGACGCTCAGCCTCACGTACGCCACGATGGGCATGGTCGCCGGCGCCCTGGAGGCGTTCGAGGGCAAGCTCCGATCCGGGGCCACGAGCATCGCGGGCAACCGGCCGGCCGACGAGCCCGCCGTCCAACTGCGGCTGAGCGAGTCGGCCGCCGAGCTGGACGCGGCGCTCCTGTTGTCGGAGCGCTCCGTCCAGGACATGCTTGAGCGAGCGCGGTCGGGCAACCTGCCCGTGCTGTCGGACCGCCTGGTGTACGCCCGCGACCGCGCATACGCGTCGACGCTCACGGTGCGCGCGATCAATCGGCTCTTCGACGCGAGCGGGGCGTCCGGGCTGTACGCCGAGGCGCCGATCCAGCGCTTCCACCGTGACGTCCACGCGGGGTCGCATCACCCCGGCCATTCCTGGGACGTGTACGGAGTCCACTACGGCCGGGATCGCCTGGGGCTCGACCTGAGCCCGACGGCGCGGCTCCTCTGACCCCCATGGCGATCGCGCGCACCGGGACGGCGCCGCCGCAGTTCAGAGCTGCGCTGGCATCCGATCAGCCGCTGTTCGGAGCCTGGCTGCAGCTCGAGAGCCCGCTGGTCGCCGAGGCGATCGGTCACGTGGGATTCGACTGGGTCGGCATCGACACCCAGCACGGCATGATCGGCTACACGGGGATGCTGTCGATGCTGCAGGCGCTGGCCATCTCCGGCACGCCGTCGATCGTGCGCGTCTCCACGAACGACCAGGGAGCGATCGGCCGGGCGCTCGACTCCGGCGCGCACGGCGTCATCGTGCCCCTGATCGAGAGCGCCGACGCTGCGGCGCGAGCGGTCGCCGCCTGCCGGTATCCGCCCGACGGGGTCCGCAGTTGGGGACCCATCCGCCCGTCGCTGGCTGATCCCGGCGTCGGAGTCCGCGACGGCGACATGCGCGCCGCCTGCATCGTGATGGTCGAGACCCGCGCCGGTGTCGAGCACGTCGAGGAGATCGCGCGGGTCCCCGGTGTGGACGGGATCCTCGTTGGACCGGCGGATCTCGGCATCTCGCTCGGCGGGTCGCCCGGTGAGACCCTCACGAGCGAGGTCAACGACGCATCGGTGCGGGAGATCGCCCGGGCGTGCCGTGACGCGGGGGTCGCCATGGGCTCCCTGGCGCCAAGTCCCCAGCGTGTCGACGAGTACGTCCGCGCGGGATGCCGGTTCGTCGCCGCTCACCGGGAT from Capillimicrobium parvum encodes the following:
- a CDS encoding HpcH/HpaI aldolase family protein, with the translated sequence MAIARTGTAPPQFRAALASDQPLFGAWLQLESPLVAEAIGHVGFDWVGIDTQHGMIGYTGMLSMLQALAISGTPSIVRVSTNDQGAIGRALDSGAHGVIVPLIESADAAARAVAACRYPPDGVRSWGPIRPSLADPGVGVRDGDMRAACIVMVETRAGVEHVEEIARVPGVDGILVGPADLGISLGGSPGETLTSEVNDASVREIARACRDAGVAMGSLAPSPQRVDEYVRAGCRFVAAHRDLQSMMTAAVDALTVARGTSTRPSGP